The Vicinamibacterales bacterium DNA window CCAGCGCACAGATGACGAAGATGAGCGGGAATCCAAGCGTCGGCAGCGTGAAGGCGGAGTATTTGGCCGCGGCGGCCAGCGCGACCAGAATCACCAACGGGATGGCCGCGCGCCACCAGGTCATCCCCGGCGGCAGCGGCGGCAACCCGGCGAGAATCGCTTCCTTCGCCTGCGGCACCGCGCCCCACCCGAGATACAGCACGGTGAAGATCGTGACGACAAGCACCGGAACGAGGAGCACGAGGTCGAAGCCGACGTACGGTATGTTCGCCCCGGCGGCCATCAGCATCGCCCACACGTTGATGGGCGGGGCCACCGCCGACAGGATGCCGAGCATGAAGACGAACGCGGCGGTGCGCTCCTCCGACAGCCCCATCAGTCGGAGAACGGCGGCCACGAGACCTCCGACGACCAACACCGAAACGACGCCGGCTCCCGTCAGCGCGCCGGGGATCAGCATCAGGCCGGCGAGGACCAGCAACAGCAGCCACTTCCGCCGATGCAACCGGACCACCAGGGCGCGCACGAGCGCATTCATGGCGCCCACCTCCGAGTACGCGTTCATGAACACGCACGCCGTGATGAAGATGAACGCGAGGTCGAGGAACGTGAACGTTCCCTCGACGAACAGGTGCGCCGGAAAGCCCAGTCCGGCGACCAGTGCCCCCACCAGCGCCGTGATCACCATCGACAACTCCGGCGATCGGAGCCGCCAACTGCAGACGACAAAGGTCACCACCATCGCCGCCAGCGTGTAGGTCGTCGTCACGTACGTGCTCACGTCGGTCTCCCCGGAGGTCAAGCCTGCGCGGCTGCGCCTGACTGCGGCGAACCGCTACTTCGCGTACATCTTCTTCACGACTTCGCCGAAGTCCATCGCATCGTCGATCAGCGTGAGCGGCGCGCCGGTCTTCTTGGCGATCGCGTCGAAACGGCCGTCTTCGTTGCCGTCCTTCTTCACGACCAGGTACTGCGCGTTCGGCGCGACGGCGTCGACGCAGCGTTCGTCGGCGCCGCCCGGCTTGCCGCGCCGAGCCTTGCCCTCGAGCAGCACGGCCACGACCTGCATCTTCTGCCTCTTCGCCTCGGCAATCACGGCGTTGAGGCGGTCGATCTCCTGGTCGATCGTGATGCCCGACGCGCCCAGCCCCTTGGCCGTGGACCCGATGACCACGAACATCGTCTTGAACGCCTTCTTCTGGAGGTCGGCGACCTTCGGTTCGGCGCTGTACTCGAAGTCGGTGACGACGCCGGTACGCTGGATGAGCAGGCGCGACATCTTGGCGCCGGGGCCCTGACCGGCATTCGTGATCAGAATTGGAAGACCGCCCTTGACCGGTGCCGCACCGGACACGGCCGCGTGAGCGGGCGCCGCACCGAGGAACATCGCCGCCGCCATCAGCACG harbors:
- a CDS encoding DUF6305 family protein, producing MKRSVWFVLMAAAMFLGAAPAHAAVSGAAPVKGGLPILITNAGQGPGAKMSRLLIQRTGVVTDFEYSAEPKVADLQKKAFKTMFVVIGSTAKGLGASGITIDQEIDRLNAVIAEAKRQKMQVVAVLLEGKARRGKPGGADERCVDAVAPNAQYLVVKKDGNEDGRFDAIAKKTGAPLTLIDDAMDFGEVVKKMYAK